The following are from one region of the Aspergillus chevalieri M1 DNA, chromosome 1, nearly complete sequence genome:
- the CLB2 gene encoding B-type cyclin nimE (COG:D;~EggNog:ENOG410PGW0;~InterPro:IPR036915,IPR006671,IPR004367,IPR039361, IPR013763;~PFAM:PF02984,PF00134), whose product MPPQVRSLRTRGAMNENDENGPSTRVTRAKAAALSTEGQAANVPAKKPLQTKKVATSTANNGAPRRRAALGDVSNVTKSENTETKEGKKPATSKIGLTSKATSQTGGVQKLSRTNTSRTGTTATATAKKPSSETKRVGSAQVKRTSSQKSVQEKTLQAEEPPRKKVEVEKKAAEKQPPVEKVSTVKEELEVPVADNAKQAFEDAVVDLDTEDLDDPLMVAEYVVEIFDYLRDLEIETQPNPEYIEHQPDLEWKMRGILVDWLIEVHTRFRLLPETLFLAVNIIDRFLSAEVVALDRLQLVGVTAMFIASKYEEILSPHVANFSHVADETFSDKEILDAERHILATLEYNMSYPNPMNFLRRISKADNYDIQTRTLAKYLIEISLLDHRFLVYQQSHVAAAAMYLARVILDQGPWDATLAHYAGYTEDEIDPVFRLMVDYLHRPVCHEAFFKKYASKKFLKASIITRQWAKKYHHYYIKSSLAQSYSSL is encoded by the exons ATGCCTCCT CAAGTCCGAAGCCTTCGCACACGAGGCGCGATGAACGAAAACGACGAGAACGGCCCGTCGACGCGCGTGACCCGAGCCAAGGCTGCTGCTCTGTCCACCGAGGGTCAGGCCGCCAATGTTCCCGCGAAGAAACCCCTGCAGACAAAGAAGGTGGCTACGAGCACCGCGAACAATGGAGCTCCCCGACGGCGTGCCGCCCTTGGGGACGTTAGCAACGTCACCAAGTCTGAGAACACCGAGACCAAGGAAGGCAAGAAGCCGGCTACAAGCAAGATTGGCCTGACATCGAAGGCGACATCGCAGACCGGTGGTGTTCAGAAGCTCAGTCGCACCAACACGTCTCGCACTGGCACCACTGCCACTGCGACCGCAAAGAAACCCTCGAGCGAAACGAAGCGCGTGGGATCGGCACAGGTGAAGCGGACCTCCAGCCAGAAGTCAGTACAAGAAAAGACGCTGCAGGCTGAGGAACCGCCGCGCAAgaaggttgaggttgagaagaaggctgcTGAGAAGCAGCCGCCTGTGGAGAAGGTCTCCACGGTCAAGGAAGAACTTGAGGTGCCTGTCGCGGACAACGCTAAACAGGCTTTTGAGGATGCTGTTGTCGACCTGGACACTGAGGACTTGGACGACCCCCTGATGGTGGCTGAATACGTGGTAGAGATTTTCGACTATCTGAGGGACCTTGAAATTGAAACGCAACCCAACCCCGAGTACATCGAGCACCAACCCGATCTAGAATGGAAGATGCGTGGCATCCTTGTCGACTGGTTGATCGAAGTTCACACTCGTTTCCGCTTGCTTCCCGAGACTCTCTTCTTGGCTGTCAACATCATTGACCGTTTCCTATCTGCCGAAGTCGTTGCGCTGGACCGCCTTCAACTGGTTGGAGTCACTGCCATGTTCATCGCCTCGAAGTACGAAGAGATCCTCTCGCCTCACGTCGCCAACTTCAGCCACGTTGCCGATGAAACTTTCTCGGACAAGGAAATTCTCGATGCTGAGCGTCACATCCTGGCCACCCTCGAGTACAACATGAGCTACCCCAACCCCATGAACTTCCTTCGTCGTATCTCCAAGGCCGACAACTACGATATCCAGACGCGCACTCTGGCGAAGTACCTCATAGAAATCAGTCTTTTGGACCACCGGTTCCTGGTCTACCAGCAGAGTCATGTGGCCGCAGCAGCCATGTACCTTGCCCGCGTCATCCTGGATCAAGGACCTTGG GATGCTACCCTCGCCCACTATGCCGGATACACTGAGGACGAAATTGACCCTGTCTTCCGCTTGATGGTCGACTATCTTCATCGTCCAGTGTGCCACGAAGCCTTCTTCAAGAAATACGCTAGCAAGAAATTCCTCAAGG CCTCCATCATTACGAGACAGTGGGCCAAAAAATATCACCACTACTACATCAAAAGCTCGCTCGCACAGTCGTACAGCTCTCTTTAA
- a CDS encoding mitochondrial 54S ribosomal protein uL2m (BUSCO:EOG09262X31;~COG:J;~EggNog:ENOG410PFKQ;~InterPro:IPR022669,IPR008991,IPR022666,IPR014726, IPR002171,IPR012340,IPR014722;~PFAM:PF03947,PF00181;~go_component: GO:0005840 - ribosome [Evidence IEA];~go_function: GO:0003735 - structural constituent of ribosome [Evidence IEA];~go_process: GO:0006412 - translation [Evidence IEA]), translated as MLQARMALTGLRLPFRCLPSLSLPARAYSTTINQTEKPPQQESNPSNFDPGIAFAPPPTREDTGVLLRSYKPRTPGIRHLRRPINDHLWKGRPVQKLTFPKRGHAKGGRNHTGRVTIRHRGGGHKRRIRTVDFSRIAPGPHLVERIEHDPGRSAHIALVRSQQTQRLSYILAAEGMRAGDVVQSYMSGIPEDLWKSMGGTVDPGVLAARTAWRGNCLPLHMIPVGTLIFNVGLYAGKGGQLCRSAGSFATVIAKGGDFQGRANDTSRTQTGGPGAEEEKKPLSQREKQKLERATQHVTIRLQSGEVRLIHKDCCATVGVASNPNHQYSQLGKAGRSRWLNIRPTVRGLAMNAADHPHGGGRGKSKGNVDPKSPWGIPTKSGYKTRPKWKINKAVVVPRVRNQGKRRRGYS; from the exons ATGCTTCAAGCTCGGATGGCCCTGACGGGCCTCCGTCTTCCCTTCCGATGCCTCCCTTCGCTTTCGCTCCCCGCTCGGGCTTATTCGACAACTATCAATCAGACAGAGAAACCCCCGCAGCAGGAGTCAAACCCCTCCAACTTCGACCCCGGCATTGCTTTTGCTCCCCCGCCGACTCGCGAAGACACCGGCGTCCTCCTTCGATCGTATAAACCGCGCACACCTGGTATCCGACACTTGCGGAGACCGATCAATGATCACCTGTGGAAGGGTCGGCCTGTCCAAAAGCTGACGTTCCCCAAACGTGGTCATGCTAAGGGTGGTCGTAACCACACCGGTCGAGTGACTATTCGGCACCGTGGTGGTGGTCACAAGCGCCGTATCCGTACCGTTGACTTTTCCCGAATCGCTCCCGGACCGCACCTAGTGGAACGAATCGAACATGATCCTGGGCGCAGTGCCCATATCGCGCTGGTCCGCAGTCAACAAACTCAAAGGTTGAGCTATATTCTTGCCGCAGAAGGCATGAGGGCTGGTGATGTCGTTCAGAGTTACATGTCCGGTATCCCAGAGGATCTTTGGAAGAGCATGGGTGGAACTGTGGATCCTGGTGTGCTGGCGGCCAGAACAGCTTGGAGAGGCAACTGCCTACCATTGCATATGATTCCCGTTGGTACACTGATTTTCAATGTTGGGTTATACGCAGGCAAAGGTGGTCAGCTGTGCCGCAGCGCTGGTTCTTTCGCTACGGTTATCGCCAAGGGTGGGGATTTCCAAGGAAGGGCAAACGATACCAGCAGAACCCAGACTGGAGGACCGGgagcagaagaggagaagaagccttTGTCGCAGCGCGAGAAACAAAAACTCGAGCGTGCTACTCAGCATGTGACCATCCGTCTTCAGAGCGGTGAAGTGCGACTCATCCACAAAGACTGCTGTGCCACAGTTGGTGTCGCCAGCAACCCCAACCACCAGTACAGCCAGTTGGGTAAGGCTGGACGATCGCGCTGGCTCAACATCCGTCCGACTGTTCGTGGCCTGGCTATGAACGCTGCGGACCATCCTCACGGAGGTGGACGAGGAAAGTCTAAGGGTAACGTTGACCCGAAGAGTCCTTGGGGTATTCCG ACAAAATCAGGATACAAGACTCGTCCCAAGTGGAAGATCAACAAGGCCGTTGTCGTACCCCGGGTTCGCAACCAAGGCAAGCGTCGCAGAGGATACAGCTAA
- a CDS encoding putative C6 transcription factor Prf (COG:K;~EggNog:ENOG410PMB5;~InterPro:IPR036864,IPR007219,IPR001138;~PFAM:PF00172,PF04082;~go_function: GO:0000981 - DNA-binding transcription factor activity, RNA polymerase II-specific [Evidence IEA];~go_function: GO:0003677 - DNA binding [Evidence IEA];~go_function: GO:0008270 - zinc ion binding [Evidence IEA];~go_process: GO:0006351 - transcription, DNA-templated [Evidence IEA];~go_process: GO:0006355 - regulation of transcription, DNA-templated [Evidence IEA]), translating to MADNDPSQYSAFQSLPQSQSQLTEIDHDAAASPATAAANGGGDGSSNYVPRPKRIACVVCRRRKLKCDGKKPSCGTCSRLGHACAYDEARKKSGPKRGYVKQLEARLAQVEVLLNGQESTALPAPQTLPQSQENAFDAPMSNSTLPSDLTSIPAIPDVVDRCIVSGEIATQTQPARGYLPEQGFNTTGNSTWDMISLGLEESLPDQNVIDELHQIYFEKVHPSIPVVHRPRYLAASNLAPSLRPPVYLQYIMWCHAASINDKYHQLHGHFYQRARKYAELEEMKGLGENILSLAYCQTWLLIATYESKMLYFPRAWLSTGRCARMALMMGLNRLDGAGLNVKQSLPPPKDWTEREERRRLFWMIFCCDRYASIGTSWPMAIDERDIMTNLPATEDSFIKSKPQRTLRLADVLTGEGNATLSPLASVVLLAALFGRNLTHLHRPDPQDNDYDLNGEFWKRHRSYDNLLLNIALQLPSHLRLPAGMDDPNIIFSNMCIHTSTICLHQAAIFKAEKNKMPSQMIIESKRRCIVAADQIANIMKLISHMDLTIMNPFLSFCVYVAARIFVQYLKSRPDDSLVQSSLQFVMSALRALKSKNPLTETFLVQLDVDTEGTAFQGVQTQKNRDGHGNHCAPGLEVCAPENIADCPAFLGLPDSHSGDASENAPQSRASDPSLNHNSIPNQYNHDGTQPNLNAGFIRPSHNFDPEIDTTARAIIDMDAAPNLILNDDSNTPSNHQSPSTLNSMSRTEDPPPQKLSPPNTDHSTQIPMNPLNMPSSVGGGTDPSQFSNPSSLARHLNQDTAPFYSTRPGTSFSIPSPSAWDFANSQAGVSSPGNVTSGPTDSYAEAQFAQFILDTTWRG from the exons ATGGCAGATAACGATCCATCGCAATACTCCGCATTCCAGTCTCTACCCCAGTCCCAATCGCAACTTACCGAAATAGACCACGATGCGGCTGCATCGCCCGCCACGGCCGCAGCGAATGGCGGCGGAGACGGAAGCAGCAACTACGTCCCCCGTCCCAAGCGTATCGCATGCGTCGTATGCCGGAGAAGAAAACTGAAGTGTGATGGGAAAAAGCCTAGCTGCGGGACTTGCTCGAGACTGGGACATGCATGCGCTTACGACGAAGCGCGCAAGAAGAGCGGTCCTAAGCGGGGGTATGTCAAGCAGTTGGAAGCGCGATTAG CCCAGGTTGAGGTTTTGCTGAATGGCCAGGAGTCAACAGCATTACCGGCGCCCCAGACACTGCCCCAATCCCAGGAGAACGCGTTTGATGCCCCTATGTCGAATAGTACTCTGCCGTCCGATCTCACGTCGATTCCCGCAATTCCAGACGTAGTTGACCGTTGCATTGTATCGGGGGAAATAGCTACACAAACCCAGCCTGCCCGGGGATACCTACCAGAGCAAGGATTTAACACGACGGGTAATTCCACGTGGGACATGATCAGTTTGGGGTTAGAGGAGTCACTTCCTGACCAGAATGTGATTGATGAATT ACATCAAATCTACTTCGAAAAAGTCCATCCCTCGATACCAGTCGTTCACCGTCCAAGATACTTGGCGGCTTCGAATTTGGCCCCGAGCCTACGACCTCCTGTGTACTTGCAATATATCATGTGGTGCCACGCGGCGTCCATCAACGATAAATACCACCAATTGCACGGCCACTTTTACCAGCGAGCGCGCAAATATGCCGAACTGGAGGAGATGAAGGGACTTGGGGAAAACATACTTTCTTTGGCCTACTGTCAAACTTGGCTGTTGATCGCAACATACGAGTCTAAAATGCTGTATTTCCCTCGCGCATGGTTGAGCACTGGAAGATGTGCGAGAATGGCATTAATGATGGGATTGAATCGGCTGGACGGAGCTGGCCTTAACGTCAAGCAATCATTACCACCACCTAAGGATTGGACCGAGCGAGAAGAACGAAGAAGGTTATTTTGGATGATATTCTGCTGTGATCGATACGCCAGCATTGGGACTTCGTGGCCTATGGCAATTGACGAGAGAGAT ATCATGACAAATCTCCCTGCCACCGAGGATTCGTTTATCAAGAGCAAGCCACAGCGGACATTACGTCTCGCGGACGTATTAACAGGAGAGGGCAATGCAACTTTGTCGCCATTAGCAAGCGTCGTGTTGTTGGCAGCGCTTTTTGGAAGAAACCTCACTCACCTTCATCGCCCTGACCCCCAGGACAACGATTATGACCTCAATGGAGAATTTTGGAAACGCCACCGATCGTACGATAACCTGTTACTCAACATTGCTTTGCAGCTTCCTAGTCATCTCCGATTACCAGCAGGAATGGACGATCCGAACATCATATTCAGCAACATGTGTATACATACGTCCACGATTTGTCTGCACCAAGCGGCGATATTCAAGGCAGAGAAGAACAAAATGCCCAGTCAGATGATCATAGAAAGCAAGCGAAGGTGCATTGTGGCTGCTGATCAGATTGCGAATATTATGAAGCTGATCAGCCATATGGATCTCACTATT ATGAACCCATTCTTATCGTTCTGCGTGTACGTCGCCGCGCGTATCTTCGTGCAGTATCTTAAGTCGCGGCCAGATGATTCTTTGGTTCAATCTTCATTGCAATTTGTCATGTCTGCTCTCAGAGCTCTGAAGAGCAAAAATCCCCTGACGGAGACATTTCTCGTTCAATTGGACGTTGACACGGAGGGGACAGCCTTTCAGGGCGTTCAAACTCAAAAAAATCGAGACGGTCATGGCAATCATTGTGCTCCAGGATTG GAAGTCTGCGCCCCTGAAAATATTGCAGATTGTCCAGCTTTTCTCGGTCTTCCCGACTCCCACTCCGGAGATGCGTCTGAGAATGCTCCCCAGAGTAGAGCCAGCGATCCCAGCCTCAATCACAACTCAATTCCAAACCAATATAATCACGATGGAACGCAGCCCAACCTGAACGCAGgtttcatcagaccatctcATAATTTCGACCCGGAAATTGATACGACGGCAAGAGCAATCATCGACATGGACGCTGCGCCAAACCTCATATTGAATGACGACAGCAACACACCATCAAATCACCAGTCCCCATCAACGTTAAACTCAATGTCCAGGACAGAAGACCCCCCGCCACAAAAACTATCTCCCCCTAATACCGACCATAGTACACAAATTCCGATGAACCCATTAAACATGCCATCATCTGTTGGTGGCGGTACGGACCCCAGTCAATTCAGTAACCCTTCGTCGCTTGCCAGGCACTTAAATCAGGACACCGCGCCATTCTACTCCACTAGGCCTGGGACGTCGTTCTCCATACCATCGCCCTCAGCGTGGGACTTCGCAAATTCGCAGGCCGGTGTTTCTAGCCCAGGGAATGTTACTTCGGGGCCAACGGATTCTTACGCTGAAGCACAATTTGCGCAGTTCATATTGGACACGACGTGGCGAGGTTGA
- a CDS encoding WD repeat-containing protein (COG:S;~EggNog:ENOG410PJKX;~InterPro:IPR024977,IPR040132,IPR015943,IPR001680, IPR019775,IPR020472,IPR036322,IPR017986;~PFAM:PF12894,PF00400;~go_function: GO:0005515 - protein binding [Evidence IEA];~go_process: GO:0006406 - mRNA export from nucleus [Evidence IEA]), giving the protein MAPPRRNLLSKDRFAFAFETLKTQNYYDPASKAPGSHTIRTLAWNPTGQLIATGSADRTLRIWNPERPAVRYSTDLRGHSAGVEKVLFHPVRESELASCSTDGTVRFWDVRSKTCVSRLDVGGEAFTLSWSADGSVLMVGRKDDTLIPVSVESPSSPTMLIDGVTSNGFPRDGKTTYTALESHPQPIQTNATTFSHHIPTPTASDLHLFATTGEGTVKIMSYPSFDILHTLHAHTSACLSIALAPTGRYLAIGGSDALISLWDTTDWICKRTVSSNNGGAVRGVSWSFDGRFLCGACDEAGCGGNGIEIFHAETGESVYTVPVGGSSNTGIPAVAWHPSRYWLAYSTTNDGPGSGGAGGLKIVGAAGGSL; this is encoded by the exons ATGGCGCCTCCTCGTCGCAACCTTCTCTCGAAGGACCGTTTCGCGTTCGCCTTTGAGACTCTCAAAACTCAGAATTATTACGATCCCGCGTCGAAAGCACCAGGATCCCACAC AATCCGCACGCTAGCATGGAACCCTACCGGTCAATTAATCGCGACAGGGTCTGCTGACCGCACCCTACGTATCTGGAACCCCGAGCGCCCGGCAGTTAGATATTCGACCGACCTCCGCGGCCACTCCGCTGGCGTTGAGAAGGTGCTATTTCATCCCGTTCGAGAGTCAGAGCTGGCAAGTTGCTCGACTGATGGCACGGTGCGCTTCTGGGACGTGCGCTCAAAAACCTGCGTGAGCCGTTTGGATGTGGGCGGCGAGGCATTTACGCTGTCTTGGTCGGCAGATGGTAGCGTGCTGATGGTTGGACGGAAG GATGATACCCTGATTCCCGTTTCCGTCGAATCGCCATCGAGCCCGACTATGCTCATAGACGGCGTTACCTCGAACGGCTTCCCACGAGACGGCAAGACAACCTATACAGCTCTCGAATCGCATCCACAGCCAATCCAAACGAACGCTACGACCTTCTCCCACCACATTCCCACACCCACCGCCTCGGACCTCCACCTCTTCGCAACGACTGGCGAAGGCACTGTCAAAATCATGTCCTACCCGTCATTCGATATCCTCCACACCCTCCACGCCCACACCTCAGCATGCCTCTCCATTGCCCTCGCCCCGACAGGCCGCTACCTCGCCATCGGCGGCAGCGACGCGCTTATCTCCCTCTGGGACACAACAGATTGGATCTGCAAACGCACGGTGTCGAGTAATAACGGCGGAGCGGTGCGCGGGGTGAGCTGGAGCTTCGACGGGCGCTTCCTCTGTGGTGCGTGCGACGAGGCTGGCTGCGGTGGAAATGGCATTGAGATCTTCCACGCTGAAACGGGGGAGAGTGTGTATACTGTTCCTGTTGGGGGGAGTAGTAATACCGGTATTCCGGCTGTCGCGTGGCATCCGTCGCGGTATTGGCTGGCGTACTCGACCACAAATGATGGGCCGGGTAgtggtggtgctgggggTTTGAAGATCGTAGGTGCTGCGGGTGGAAGTTTGTAG
- a CDS encoding ribonuclease P protein subunit p40 (COG:A;~EggNog:ENOG410PPRK;~InterPro:IPR013893;~PFAM:PF08584) has translation MLDLGDDASRREKCYTTITQLPAYVDPKQPPTKKSPFSAILSLPYIHTVETILPEALYSSIGESLNAKLQKPQYARVLMPLASLLEGEFFNAYIKIGKILMISEGRSGTDNVFSLRDGILRLELGKEIFERTGLAGKPIRGGGRKHAKERYLVELNLRLPSMLHGKKGFERIVWAFRNVLTESVAWLFCDLASESNDLPKDIGNTPLQKHQPQIIECDMARILHCEVLVPPSQMDITESTPSEDVQEHCNALSEWLAMVSLESPRVTANDTIDPYLSRYSVPDADDANPTNLISLKWHGFINSRWITQLLTALLVETSSQTAGAQSWFALSSNALGREAVDGKDGYTILSQLPNSHSSNPSRRQCICWEFVGTSNTLVMK, from the exons ATGCTCGATTTGGGGGACGACGCGTCCCGACGCGAAAAGTGCTACACTACGATAACCCAGCTGCCGGCTTATGTTGACCCTAAGCAACCTCCAACGAAAAAGTCACCATTCTCTGCGATTTTGTCTCTTCCATATATACATACG GTAGAGACTATCTTACCAGAAGCACTCTATTCGAGCATTGGAGAGTCTTTAAATGCCAAATTGCAGAAACCGCAATATGCTAGGGTACTTATGCCGCTGGCTTCATTATTAGAGGGAGAATTTTTCAATGCGTATATCAAGATCG GCAAGATTCTCATGATATCTGAAGGCCGTTCAGGGACGGACAATGTGTTTTCGCTTAGAGATG GGATATTGAGATTGGAACTTGGGAAGGAGATATTTGAGCGTACAGGCCTTGCCGGAAAGCCAATTAGGGGCGGCGGGAGGAAGCATGCAAAGGAAAGATACC TCGTGGAACTTAATTTGCGATTACCATCCATGCTTCATGGCAAGAAAGGATTTGAACGAATCGTCTGGGCATTTCGGAACGTACTCACAGAGTCGGTCGCTTGGCTTTTTTGCGACCTGGCATCGGAATCGAATGACCTGCCAAAAG ACATAGGAAACACACCACTACAGAAACACCAACCTCAAATCATTGAATGTGATATGGCTCGCATTTTGCACTGTGAGGTACTGGTCCCACCTTCCCAAATGGACATCACGGAGTCCACACCGAGTGAAGATGTGCAAGAGCATTGCAACGCACTTTCCGAATGGCTCGCCATGGTTTCTCTTGAGTCCCCGCGAGTAACTGCAAACGACACAATTGACCCTTATCTGAGCCGTTATTCTGTACCAGATGCAGATGATGCCAATCCTACGAATCTCATCAGTTTGAAGTGGCATGGTTTTATTAATTCGCGATGGATCACACAACTATTGACTGCTTTACT TGTCGAGACTTCCTCACAAACTGCCGGAGCCCAGTCGTGGTTCGCTCTTTCGTCAAATGCTTTGGGCAGAGAGGCAGTGGATGGAAAGGATGGGTACACAATTCTCTCCCAGTTACCCAATAGCCACTCTTCCAATCCTTCCCGAAGACAATGTATCTGCTGGGAATTTGTAGGGACATCTAACACTCTCGTTATGAAATAA